The following nucleotide sequence is from Roseivirga sp. BDSF3-8.
CACTTGAGGTGCAGAGCTTTATTACCACTTCAGAAGCTAAAGAGATGAAAGCAGGTAAGCAGTCTCTAAATTATAGCGAGTGCGATAGCTGCGGAATTGCCTGTACAGTAGTAGACTGTCCGGTACCTAGTGAAAATTACACTGACTGCGGTAGCTGTGGTATTGCCTGCACCGTAGTAGAGTGCTAATCCATCATGTGAATGCATGCAGGCCTTTCAACCGGGAGGCCTGCATATTAAAAATACCTAAGCAGTAGATTAATCATCTTTTTCACGCGCGGGGTGTACGGAGGGTAAAGAAGCTTAACTGATGTATGGCCAACCCGTTGTTTCAGGACCGCTTTTTCATTGCTAAGACTCAAAAAGCCAAAGTGACCGTGACTTTTCCCTATTCCGCTGTGATTGGCTCCGCCGAAGGGTAGGTTTGGGTGCATAAAATGTACCAGCGTTTCGTTAACACATATTCCTCCGGCCGATGTATTCTTTTCAATTGCCTGCCGATTTTCTTTACCACCACAGAACAGGTACATAGCCAGAGGTTTTGGCTTGCTGTTGATATAGGTTATCACGTCATCTACCGTATTGAAAGATAATACAGGAAGGATAGGGCCGAAAATCTCTTCATTTGATAATTTGCCATCCGGATCAACACCTGTTAGGACTGTTGGTGATATATAGCAATCCTCACGGTGAGTTTGGCCACCGCTTACCAGCAGAGCACCGTCATCCAAGGCTTCATTTAGCATATCGTTCAGCCGGTCAAAGTGTCTCTCATTAATAATTCTGGCATATGCTGCGGATTTCTGAATACCTTTACCATCCGGGTCAAACAAGCGTAAAATGGCTGAGCGTATTTCCTCCAGCAGAGCATTTTGAATTTTTTCATGGCACAGCACATAATCCGGTGCTATACAGGTCTGTCCTGCATTACTGAACTTCCCCCAAACCAATTTTTCTGCGGTGTCTCTGAGATTTGCTTTCTCATCTACTATAAGGGGAGACTTCCCTCCAAGCTCCAGGGTTATGCTTGAGAGGTGCCTGGAAGCGGCCTCCATTATAATTTTACCTACTTGCGGGCTTCCGGTAAAAAAAATATGATCAAATGGTCGTTCTAACAATGCTGTACTAGTCTCTTTATCTCCCAGCATAACCTGGACGATATCATCATCACCAAAGCACTCTTCCACCATGCGGTGTATGAGATCTGAAGTGGCAGGAGAGAGTTCTGAAGGTTTGATCATGACAGTATTGCCAGCAGCAAGGGCGGATACAAGCGGACCCACTGTCAGATTAAAAGGAAAATTCCAGGG
It contains:
- a CDS encoding pinensin family lanthipeptide, translating into MQKKLNLKALEVQSFITTSEAKEMKAGKQSLNYSECDSCGIACTVVDCPVPSENYTDCGSCGIACTVVEC
- a CDS encoding aldehyde dehydrogenase family protein, which translates into the protein MPEATLNNSSTATDNVVDKHFRRLKSNSVALRSEGYKSRKRRLTKLRDWVMNNRPAIKEALFKDFKKPPEEVDLSEVYVVIQELNHAITHLKKWMKPKKVSTPLSLLGTNGAIHYEPKGICLIIAPWNFPFNLTVGPLVSALAAGNTVMIKPSELSPATSDLIHRMVEECFGDDDIVQVMLGDKETSTALLERPFDHIFFTGSPQVGKIIMEAASRHLSSITLELGGKSPLIVDEKANLRDTAEKLVWGKFSNAGQTCIAPDYVLCHEKIQNALLEEIRSAILRLFDPDGKGIQKSAAYARIINERHFDRLNDMLNEALDDGALLVSGGQTHREDCYISPTVLTGVDPDGKLSNEEIFGPILPVLSFNTVDDVITYINSKPKPLAMYLFCGGKENRQAIEKNTSAGGICVNETLVHFMHPNLPFGGANHSGIGKSHGHFGFLSLSNEKAVLKQRVGHTSVKLLYPPYTPRVKKMINLLLRYF